One Glycine max cultivar Williams 82 chromosome 3, Glycine_max_v4.0, whole genome shotgun sequence DNA window includes the following coding sequences:
- the LOC121172728 gene encoding putative disease resistance protein At3g14460 isoform X1: protein MAEAVGGAFLSAFLDVVFDKLSTDEVVDFIRGKKLDLNLLENLKSTLRVVGAVLDDAEKKQIKLSSVNQWLIEVKDALYEADDLLDEISTKSATQKKVSKVLSRFTDRKMASKLEKIVDKLDTVLGGMKGLPLQVMAGEMSESWNTQPTTSLEDGYGMYGRDTDKEGIMKMLLSDDSSDGVLVSVIAIVGMGGVGKTTLARSVFNNENLKQMFDLNAWVCVSDQFDIVKVTKTMIEQITQESCKLNDLNLLQLELMDKLKVKKFLIVLDDVWIEDYENWSNLTKPFLHGKRGSKILLTTRNANVVNVVPYHIVQVYSLSKLSDEDCWLVFANHAFPPSESSGDARRALEEIGREIVKKCNGLPLAARSLGGMLRRKHAIRDWNNILESDIWELPESQCKIIPALRISYQYLPPHLKRCFVYCSLYPKDFEFQKNDLILLWMAEDLLKLPNRGKALEVGYEYFDDLVSRSFFQRSSNQTWGNYFVMHDLVHDLALYLGGEFYFRSEELGKETKIGIKTRHLSVTKFSDPISDIEVFDRLQFLRTLLAIDFKDSSFNKEKAPGIVASKLKCLRVLSFCGFASLDVLPDSIGKLIHLRYLNLSFTRIRTLPESLCNLYNLQTLVLSHCEMLTRLPTDMQNLVNLCHLHIYGTRIEEMPRGMGMLSHLQQLDFFIVGNHKENGIKELGTLSNLHGSLSIRNLENVTRSNEALEARMMDKKNINHLSLKWSNGTDFQTELDVLCKLKPHPDLESLTIWGYNGTIFPDWVGNFSYHNLTSLRLHDCNNCCVLPSLGQLPSLKQLYISILKSVKTVDAGFYKNEDCPSVTPFSSLETLYINNMCCWELWSTPESDAFPLLKSLTIEDCPKLRGDLPNHLPALETLNITRCQLLVSSLPRAPILKGLEICKSNNVSLHVFPLLLERIKVEGSPMVESMIEAIFSIDPTCLQHLTLSDCSSAISFPCGRLPASLKDLHISNLKNLEFPTQHKHDLLESLSLYNSCDSLTSLPLVTFPNLKSLEIHDCEHLESLLVSGAESFKSLCSLRICRCPNFVSFWREGLPAPNLTRIEVFNCDKLKSLPDKMSSLLPKLEYLHIKDCPEIESFPEGGMPPNLRTVSIHNCEKLLSGLAWPSMGMLTHLHVQGPCDGIKSFPKEGLLPPSLTSLYLHKLSNLEMLDCTGLLHLTSLQELTIIGCPLLENMLGERLPVSLIKLTIERCPLLEKQCRRKHPQISHIRHIKVDNRWI, encoded by the coding sequence ATGGCTGAGGCAGTTGGTGGTGCATTCCTCTCGGCTTTCCTTGATGTTGTGTTCGACAAGCTGTCTACAGATGAGGTTGTTGACTTCATCCGTGGAAAGAAGCTTGACCTCAATTTGCTTGAGAACTTGAAGAGCACTCTGAGAGTGGTTGGAGCTGTGCTTGATGATGCTGAGAAGAAACAAATCAAACTCTCCAGTGTCAACCAGTGGCTCATTGAGGTCAAAGATGCTCTCTATGAGGCCGATGACTTGCTGGATGAAATTTCTACCAAATCTGCAACTCAAAAGAAGGTAAGTAAAGTGCTTTCTCGCTTTACTGATAGGAAAATGGCCAGTAAGTTGGAAAAAATAGTTGACAAATTAGACACAGTTTTAGGAGGCATGAAGGGTCTTCCTTTGCAAGTGATGGCAGGGGAGATGAGCGAGTCATGGAATACTCAGCCAACAACATCTCTGGAAGATGGATATGGTATGTATGGTAGGGATACAGACAAGGAGGGCATAATGAAGATGTTGTTGTCAGATGATAGCAGTGATGGTGTACTAGTGTCTGTGATCGCTATTGTAGGCATGGGTGGGGTTGGAAAAACCACTTTAGCCCGATCTGTGTTCAACAATGAGAATTTGAAGCAGATGTTTGATTTAAATGCATGGGTTTGTGTTTCTGATCAATTTGATATTGTTAAGGTCACAAAAACTATGATAGAGCAAATCACGCAAGAGTCATGTAAATTGAATGATCTAAACTTGCTTCAACTTGAATTGATGGACAAactgaaagttaaaaaattcttaattgtCTTGGATGATGTATGGATCGAGGATTATGAGAATTGGAGTAATCTTACAAAACCATTTCTACATGGAAAAAGGGGAAGTAAAATTCTCTTGACAACCCGCAATGCAAATGTAGTGAATGTAGTCCCTTATCATATTGTTCAAGTTTATTCTCTAAGTAAATTGTCAGATGAAGATTGTTGGCTAGTGTTTGCAAACCATGCATTTCCCCCCTCAGAATCAAGTGGGGATGCTAGAAGAGCTTTAGAAGAAATTGGAAGGGAGATTGTTAAAAAGTGTAATGGATTGCCTTTAGCAGCACGGTCACTTGGAGGTATGTTGAGAAGAAAGCATGCTATTAGGGATTGGAATAATATACTTGAAAGTGACATTTGGGAACTTCCTGAAAGTCAGTGTAAAATTATTCCAGCCTTGAGAATTAGTTATCAATATCTCCCTCCACATTTAAAACGATGCTTTGTTTATTGTTCATTATACcctaaagattttgaatttcaaaagaaTGACTTGATCTTGTTGTGGATGGCTGAAGATCTTTTGAAGCTTCCAAACAGAGGAAAGGCGTTAGAAGTTGGTTACGAGTATTTTGATGATTTAGTTTCTAGATCATTTTTTCAACGTTCAAGTAATCAAACTTGGGGCAATTATTTTGTAATGCATGACCTCGTGCATGATCTAGCATTATACCTTGGTGGAGAATTCTATTTCAGATCAGAAGAACTTGGAAAAGAAACCAAGATTGGTATAAAGACTCGTCATTTGTCAGTTACAAAGTTCAGTGATCCAATCTCagatattgaagtttttgacAGACTACAATTTTTGAGAACTTTATTGGCAATTGATTTTAAAGATTCTTCATTCAACAAGGAAAAGGCACCAGGTATTGTAGCATCGAAGCTTAAGTGCTTGAGAGTTTTATCATTTTGTGGCTTTGCAAGTCTGGATGTTTTGCCTGATTCAATAGGTAAATTGATCCATTTGCGTTATTTAAATCTCTCTTTTACAAGAATAAGAACACTGCCGGAGTCATTGTGTAATTTGTACAATCTACAAACTCTGGTGTTGTCTCATTGCGAAATGTTGACCAGGTTGCCTACTGACATGCAAAATCTTGTAAACTTGTGTCATCTTCATATTTATGGTACTCGTATAGAAGAGATGCCTAGAGGAATGGGAATGTTAAGTCATTTGCAGCAATTGGATTTCTTTATTGTGGGCAACCATAAAGAGAACGGAATCAAAGAACTGGGGACACTTTCAAATCTTCATGGTTCGCTTTCTATTAGGAATTTGGAGAATGTAACCAGAAGCAATGAAGCATTGGAGGCTAGGATGATGGATAAGAAGAACATAAATCATTTATCGTTGAAATGGTCTAATGGCACCGACTTCCAAACTGAATTAGATGTACTGTGCAAATTAAAACCTCACCCAGACCTGGAATCTCTAACAATATGGGGTTATAATGGAACCATATTTCCAGATTGGGTGGGAAATTTTTCCTACCACAACTTGACAAGTCTAAGATTACATGATTGTAATAACTGTTGTGTGCTTCCTTCGCTTGGGCAACTACCATCTCTTAAGCAGCTCTATATTTCAATATTGAAGTCAGTGAAGACTGTTGATGCAGGGTTTTACAAAAATGAAGATTGTCCTTCTGTGACTCCCTTTTCTTCCCTTGAAACGCTATACATTAATAACATGTGTTGCTGGGAGTTGTGGAGTACCCCTGAGTCAGACGCCTTTCCTCTACTCAAGTCTCTTACAATAGAGGATTGCCCCAAACTAAGGGGAGATTTGCCAAATCACCTTCCTGCTCTAGAAACACTCAATATTACAAGATGCCAGCTTCTTGTCTCTTCCCTGCCAAGGGCTCCCATCCTTAAGGGCTTAGAGATATGTAAAAGCAATAATGTATCGTTGCATGTGTTTCCTCTTTTGTTGGAAAGGATAAAAGTAGAAGGAAGCCCAATGGTGGAGTCCATGATCGAGGCCATCTTCAGCATTGATCCAACTTGCCTCCAACATTTAACATTGAGTGATTGTTCGTCAGCCATATCTTTTCCGTGTGGTCGTCTACCTGCATCTCTGAAGGATCTGCATATCAGCAATCTTAAAAATCTGGAATTCCCGACCCAACACAAACACGATTTACTGGAATCACTGTCACTATACAATAGTTGTGATTCTCTCACGTCTCTTCCATTGGTTACCTTTCCAAATCTCAAAAGTCTCGAAATCCATGACTGTGAACATCTGGAATCTCTTTTGGTTTCAGGGGCAGAGTCATTCAAGAGTCTGTGTTCTTTGAGAATTTGCCGATGCCCCAACTTTGTATCATTCTGGAGAGAAGGATTGCCTGCGCCCAATTTGACTCGAATTGAAGTTTTCAATTGCGACAAGTTGAAGTCATTACCTGACAAAATGAGTAGTCTTCTCCCAAAGTTAGAATATCTTCACATAAAAGACTGCCCAGAAATTGAGTCGTTTCCAGAAGGGGGTATGCCACCTAACCTGAGAACAGTTTCGATTcacaattgtgagaaactacTGAGCGGCCTAGCATGGCCATCCATGGGCATGCTTACCCATCTCCATGTTCAGGGTCCATGTGATGGCATCAAGTCCTTCCCTAAGGAGGGTTTGCTGCCTCCCTCCCTTACGTCTCTGTATCTACATAAGTTGTCAAATCTGGAGATGTTGGACTGCACGGGGCTTCTCCATCTCACATCCCTGCAAGAATTAACCATAATCGGATGTCCTTTGCTGGAGAATATGCTGGGAGAAAGGCTTCCTGTCTCTCTAATAAAATTAACCATAGAGAGATGTCCTTTGCTGGAAAAACAATGCCGCAGGAAGCACCCTCAAATATCCCACATCCGTCACATTAAAGTTGACAATAGATGGATTTAG
- the LOC121172728 gene encoding putative disease resistance protein At3g14460 isoform X2 — MKGLPLQVMAGEMSESWNTQPTTSLEDGYGMYGRDTDKEGIMKMLLSDDSSDGVLVSVIAIVGMGGVGKTTLARSVFNNENLKQMFDLNAWVCVSDQFDIVKVTKTMIEQITQESCKLNDLNLLQLELMDKLKVKKFLIVLDDVWIEDYENWSNLTKPFLHGKRGSKILLTTRNANVVNVVPYHIVQVYSLSKLSDEDCWLVFANHAFPPSESSGDARRALEEIGREIVKKCNGLPLAARSLGGMLRRKHAIRDWNNILESDIWELPESQCKIIPALRISYQYLPPHLKRCFVYCSLYPKDFEFQKNDLILLWMAEDLLKLPNRGKALEVGYEYFDDLVSRSFFQRSSNQTWGNYFVMHDLVHDLALYLGGEFYFRSEELGKETKIGIKTRHLSVTKFSDPISDIEVFDRLQFLRTLLAIDFKDSSFNKEKAPGIVASKLKCLRVLSFCGFASLDVLPDSIGKLIHLRYLNLSFTRIRTLPESLCNLYNLQTLVLSHCEMLTRLPTDMQNLVNLCHLHIYGTRIEEMPRGMGMLSHLQQLDFFIVGNHKENGIKELGTLSNLHGSLSIRNLENVTRSNEALEARMMDKKNINHLSLKWSNGTDFQTELDVLCKLKPHPDLESLTIWGYNGTIFPDWVGNFSYHNLTSLRLHDCNNCCVLPSLGQLPSLKQLYISILKSVKTVDAGFYKNEDCPSVTPFSSLETLYINNMCCWELWSTPESDAFPLLKSLTIEDCPKLRGDLPNHLPALETLNITRCQLLVSSLPRAPILKGLEICKSNNVSLHVFPLLLERIKVEGSPMVESMIEAIFSIDPTCLQHLTLSDCSSAISFPCGRLPASLKDLHISNLKNLEFPTQHKHDLLESLSLYNSCDSLTSLPLVTFPNLKSLEIHDCEHLESLLVSGAESFKSLCSLRICRCPNFVSFWREGLPAPNLTRIEVFNCDKLKSLPDKMSSLLPKLEYLHIKDCPEIESFPEGGMPPNLRTVSIHNCEKLLSGLAWPSMGMLTHLHVQGPCDGIKSFPKEGLLPPSLTSLYLHKLSNLEMLDCTGLLHLTSLQELTIIGCPLLENMLGERLPVSLIKLTIERCPLLEKQCRRKHPQISHIRHIKVDNRWI; from the coding sequence ATGAAGGGTCTTCCTTTGCAAGTGATGGCAGGGGAGATGAGCGAGTCATGGAATACTCAGCCAACAACATCTCTGGAAGATGGATATGGTATGTATGGTAGGGATACAGACAAGGAGGGCATAATGAAGATGTTGTTGTCAGATGATAGCAGTGATGGTGTACTAGTGTCTGTGATCGCTATTGTAGGCATGGGTGGGGTTGGAAAAACCACTTTAGCCCGATCTGTGTTCAACAATGAGAATTTGAAGCAGATGTTTGATTTAAATGCATGGGTTTGTGTTTCTGATCAATTTGATATTGTTAAGGTCACAAAAACTATGATAGAGCAAATCACGCAAGAGTCATGTAAATTGAATGATCTAAACTTGCTTCAACTTGAATTGATGGACAAactgaaagttaaaaaattcttaattgtCTTGGATGATGTATGGATCGAGGATTATGAGAATTGGAGTAATCTTACAAAACCATTTCTACATGGAAAAAGGGGAAGTAAAATTCTCTTGACAACCCGCAATGCAAATGTAGTGAATGTAGTCCCTTATCATATTGTTCAAGTTTATTCTCTAAGTAAATTGTCAGATGAAGATTGTTGGCTAGTGTTTGCAAACCATGCATTTCCCCCCTCAGAATCAAGTGGGGATGCTAGAAGAGCTTTAGAAGAAATTGGAAGGGAGATTGTTAAAAAGTGTAATGGATTGCCTTTAGCAGCACGGTCACTTGGAGGTATGTTGAGAAGAAAGCATGCTATTAGGGATTGGAATAATATACTTGAAAGTGACATTTGGGAACTTCCTGAAAGTCAGTGTAAAATTATTCCAGCCTTGAGAATTAGTTATCAATATCTCCCTCCACATTTAAAACGATGCTTTGTTTATTGTTCATTATACcctaaagattttgaatttcaaaagaaTGACTTGATCTTGTTGTGGATGGCTGAAGATCTTTTGAAGCTTCCAAACAGAGGAAAGGCGTTAGAAGTTGGTTACGAGTATTTTGATGATTTAGTTTCTAGATCATTTTTTCAACGTTCAAGTAATCAAACTTGGGGCAATTATTTTGTAATGCATGACCTCGTGCATGATCTAGCATTATACCTTGGTGGAGAATTCTATTTCAGATCAGAAGAACTTGGAAAAGAAACCAAGATTGGTATAAAGACTCGTCATTTGTCAGTTACAAAGTTCAGTGATCCAATCTCagatattgaagtttttgacAGACTACAATTTTTGAGAACTTTATTGGCAATTGATTTTAAAGATTCTTCATTCAACAAGGAAAAGGCACCAGGTATTGTAGCATCGAAGCTTAAGTGCTTGAGAGTTTTATCATTTTGTGGCTTTGCAAGTCTGGATGTTTTGCCTGATTCAATAGGTAAATTGATCCATTTGCGTTATTTAAATCTCTCTTTTACAAGAATAAGAACACTGCCGGAGTCATTGTGTAATTTGTACAATCTACAAACTCTGGTGTTGTCTCATTGCGAAATGTTGACCAGGTTGCCTACTGACATGCAAAATCTTGTAAACTTGTGTCATCTTCATATTTATGGTACTCGTATAGAAGAGATGCCTAGAGGAATGGGAATGTTAAGTCATTTGCAGCAATTGGATTTCTTTATTGTGGGCAACCATAAAGAGAACGGAATCAAAGAACTGGGGACACTTTCAAATCTTCATGGTTCGCTTTCTATTAGGAATTTGGAGAATGTAACCAGAAGCAATGAAGCATTGGAGGCTAGGATGATGGATAAGAAGAACATAAATCATTTATCGTTGAAATGGTCTAATGGCACCGACTTCCAAACTGAATTAGATGTACTGTGCAAATTAAAACCTCACCCAGACCTGGAATCTCTAACAATATGGGGTTATAATGGAACCATATTTCCAGATTGGGTGGGAAATTTTTCCTACCACAACTTGACAAGTCTAAGATTACATGATTGTAATAACTGTTGTGTGCTTCCTTCGCTTGGGCAACTACCATCTCTTAAGCAGCTCTATATTTCAATATTGAAGTCAGTGAAGACTGTTGATGCAGGGTTTTACAAAAATGAAGATTGTCCTTCTGTGACTCCCTTTTCTTCCCTTGAAACGCTATACATTAATAACATGTGTTGCTGGGAGTTGTGGAGTACCCCTGAGTCAGACGCCTTTCCTCTACTCAAGTCTCTTACAATAGAGGATTGCCCCAAACTAAGGGGAGATTTGCCAAATCACCTTCCTGCTCTAGAAACACTCAATATTACAAGATGCCAGCTTCTTGTCTCTTCCCTGCCAAGGGCTCCCATCCTTAAGGGCTTAGAGATATGTAAAAGCAATAATGTATCGTTGCATGTGTTTCCTCTTTTGTTGGAAAGGATAAAAGTAGAAGGAAGCCCAATGGTGGAGTCCATGATCGAGGCCATCTTCAGCATTGATCCAACTTGCCTCCAACATTTAACATTGAGTGATTGTTCGTCAGCCATATCTTTTCCGTGTGGTCGTCTACCTGCATCTCTGAAGGATCTGCATATCAGCAATCTTAAAAATCTGGAATTCCCGACCCAACACAAACACGATTTACTGGAATCACTGTCACTATACAATAGTTGTGATTCTCTCACGTCTCTTCCATTGGTTACCTTTCCAAATCTCAAAAGTCTCGAAATCCATGACTGTGAACATCTGGAATCTCTTTTGGTTTCAGGGGCAGAGTCATTCAAGAGTCTGTGTTCTTTGAGAATTTGCCGATGCCCCAACTTTGTATCATTCTGGAGAGAAGGATTGCCTGCGCCCAATTTGACTCGAATTGAAGTTTTCAATTGCGACAAGTTGAAGTCATTACCTGACAAAATGAGTAGTCTTCTCCCAAAGTTAGAATATCTTCACATAAAAGACTGCCCAGAAATTGAGTCGTTTCCAGAAGGGGGTATGCCACCTAACCTGAGAACAGTTTCGATTcacaattgtgagaaactacTGAGCGGCCTAGCATGGCCATCCATGGGCATGCTTACCCATCTCCATGTTCAGGGTCCATGTGATGGCATCAAGTCCTTCCCTAAGGAGGGTTTGCTGCCTCCCTCCCTTACGTCTCTGTATCTACATAAGTTGTCAAATCTGGAGATGTTGGACTGCACGGGGCTTCTCCATCTCACATCCCTGCAAGAATTAACCATAATCGGATGTCCTTTGCTGGAGAATATGCTGGGAGAAAGGCTTCCTGTCTCTCTAATAAAATTAACCATAGAGAGATGTCCTTTGCTGGAAAAACAATGCCGCAGGAAGCACCCTCAAATATCCCACATCCGTCACATTAAAGTTGACAATAGATGGATTTAG